GACTCTTCTTTCGCATCATTTATAAAACTACAAGTATTTATAACTATATAATCTGCCTCTATAAGATTTGTAGTTACTTTGTAATCTGCATTTTTAGCAATAGACATCATAACCTCTGAGTCTACTGTATTTTTAGAACACCCTAACGTAATAAAACTAATTGCTTTCATCAACAACTTCCTCTCTCTTATGATTTTCTAACCAATACTCTTTAAGATGTTCTACAGCATCTGCTATTGTATCGAATTTAAATTCATGTATAAATGGTCTATCCTCTTCTATAGAATGGATATACAAAGGATCATAATAATCTCTTAACATTACTTCTATCATTTTTTCTTGTTCATCCTTCTCAATATATGAACAAAGTTCATCAACAACCTTATTTCCTAATCGCTTATTTAAGCTTTTAACTGCACCTAATAACAATTCCTGATTTTTTTCATCTCCAATACGCACATAATCATCATAGATGATTTGTACTCTATTAGAAAATTCAGTTTCTATAAGTACTCTAGAAGCCATTTTCAGCTTTTTATAAAAATACTCAGGTTGAACAACTCTTCCAATTCTCTTACTTTCACACTCAACATAATAAGTGGTTTCTCCACCCTTTAATATAGCCTCATACAAATTTGACTCAAACTTTTTCTGTGATATATATGAACCCTTTGCATATACTATACTGCCAAATGCAGATCCACTATTTTGAGCATATCTTTCCAAGTCTAAAATAGGTATGTTTTGTTCTTTAAGACCACAAAGTATTTTAGTCTTCCCTACTCCTGTAAGCCCCTGTAAGCCAAGTAATTCTATTTTTTTAGTAGCCTTAGGCAATTCTCTAAGTACATGCTGTCTATAATTTTTATATCCGCCTTTTAAATAACCTACTTTAAGCCCCATCAAGCTAAGTGTTTTGGCCACAGTTTGACTTCTAAGCCCTCCTCTATAGCAAAAGAATACCACGTTTTTATACTTATCTTTATTTTCCATTACAAAATCAAAGTAATCTAGAAATTTCTTTGATGCTATCTCAAGGCCTTTTCTTTTCGCTACAAATGGATCTACCTGCTTATACAAATATCCTACTTCTTTTCTTTCTTCATTATCTAGTATTGGCATATTTATAGCACCGAGAACTGTATCTTCCTCATATTCTTCCGGACTTCTAACATCCACTAGCAAAAATTCTTTTTTTAATAAAACCTCATCTAAACTATACGTATGCATATTAAATCTCCCATTCTAATTCAAATTAATGAGCTTGTTAACGTCAACTTAACAAGCTCATATCTAATATTATATTTCTTGTTCACTATCTATAAGTACTTTTCGTGGTTTACTTCCTTCATGACCACTTACAGCACCTTTTTCTTCGAGTTGATCCATTATCCTAGCAGCTCTAGCATATCCTACCTTCAATTTTCTTTGCAAAAATGAAATAGAAGTCTGTTCGTGCTCTGATATTATATCAATTGCTTTATCCAACAATTCATCATAATCCTCTCCATCTGTAGAAATAGTTTCTTTATTTATAGCTTCATCTATTTTCTCAGCATAAGGATTCGTATCATCTACCTTTTGATTCTTTAAAAACTCCAAAAGCACATTTAGTTCATTTTCTGCAATAAATGAACCTTGAAGCCTAATAGGCTTTGATTCTCCTACTGGGAAATACAGCATATCTCCTCTTCCTAAGAGTTTTTCTGCTCCTCCGAATCCAAGTATTGTTCTAGAATCTGTTTGAGATGAAACTGCAAAGGCAATCCTTGATGGTATATTAGCTTTTATTGTCCCCGTTATAACATCAACTGATGGTCTTTGAGTAGCTATTATAAGATGTATCCCTGCAGCTCTTGCCATCTGAGCCAGCCTACATATACTATCCTCAACATCTCCAGGTGATACCATCATCAAATCAGCTAATTCATCAATTAGAACAATTATTTGCGGTAATTTCTCGCTCTTCTCCATTTTTTCATTATAGCTTGAAAAATCCCTTACTCCTAAATCAGCAAATTTTTGATATCGCTCAGTCATTTCCTGTACTGCCCAGTTAAGAGCATTTGCGGCTTTTTTTGGATTCGTTACTACAGGAATTAGTAAATGAGGTATTCCATTATAAACATTTAACTCAACAACTTTAGGATCTATCATTATAAACTTAACTTCATCTGGAGATGATTTGTATAATATACTAGCAATCAAGGTATTTATACAAACACTTTTTCCAGAACCTGTTGCCCCTGCTATCAATAAATGTGGCATTTTCTCTAAGTTAACAACAAGCGGTTTTCCTGAAATATCCTTCCCTATAGCAAATGGAATCTTCGTTTCAATTTGATTAAAAGCATCAGTATCCAAAACTTCCCTAAAAACTACTGGTCTTCGGCTCTTATTCGGAACTTCTATTCCCACAGCTGCCTTTCCTGGAATAGGAGCTTCTATTCTAATATCCGTACTAGCAAGTCCTAAAGCAATATTAGCAGAAAGATTTGTTATCTTGCTTATTTTTATACCTGGAGCTATTTCAAGCTCGTATCTAGTTATCGTAGGTCCTATGCTTATCTGATTTACTGTCGTCTCTACTCCAAAGCTCGAAAGTACCTCTTCAAGTTTCTTTGCCTCTTCTAACTTTTCGTTGTTATTTCCGTCTTCTTGATTTTCAACTTTATTCAAAAAATCAACTGAAGGGTACTCGTAATTCGTATAAAGAATATCATCCTTATTAATCTGTTCTAAAATAGATTCTTCTGACTCGTCTGTTTTTGTTTCGGTAGAATTTTCTTTCTTACATTGAGTTTCTGAAACTTTATTAGCATAGTCCATTATTTTAATTTCTTTTTTCTCTAGAATTGGCTTGGATTTAGTTCTTTTTGTATTTTTAAGATTCTTATCTTCTTTTTTCTTTTTCTTATTTTTGTTGATCTGTTTTTCTTTATTAAAAAACGCTTTTAGCTTTGAAAATACTAGTTTATGAGCACCAAGTAAAATAGCTATTATAGCCGCTACTGATAATACTATATAACTTCCAAGTATTCCAAAAAACTTAAGGAGTATATAACCTATAAATGTGCCTACTAGCCCTCCACCAATGCCACTCTCGGCAAGCGCTTTAGCATAAGAAAATCTCTCAAACAAACCCGCTCCATCGTGTAAATAAGGTGTAAGATAAATATCTTGCCAGCTAATTATTACAACCAATATTATATTAAGTGCAATTATTTTTTGATAAACATCTTCAACTTTATTTCGTAATAGGTAAAGCACTCCTACTAGTATCAAAACTAACGGCGCAGTATATGCCCCCATACCAATTAAGTTAAAAAGTAGTTTTCTTATAAATATCAATAATATCCCACCAGAAAGATTGAATACACTTACTAGTGTTAACAAGCCCATTCCTATAAATACAATTGTCCCTATGACATTTTTCAATAAACTAGGTTCTTGCTTGTTCTTTTTAGCACTTGGCTTCGCTTTTTTTTCAAGTTTTTTTTCTAATTTTGAATTTTCCTTTTTCTTACCTGTTTTCTTTATCATAATTACCTCCTTATTTTAGGAGTTTTAATTTTTCTTCCAATTCTACATAAAATGGATTGTCTTTAGCCATATTACTTATACAAGATATATTTATCTTTTCATAATCAAAAACTTTTGGAATTAACTTCTCAATATCTTTTTCTCTAACTGCCTCAATATTTTTCAAAACCTCTTCTTGAGTTTTGATTTTTTTATTTAAAATCTGCCCTCTACCATAGCTGATCATTCTGCTAGAAGTACTCTCTAGGCCTAGTATATAATTCCCCTTTAATTGCTCTTTCGCTGTCACAAATTCCTGGCTTTCAATACCATTCTCTTTAATTATCCTGATTTCATCAAAAATAGTATTTATAACATTTAATGCTTCATTAGGATTCATACCAGCATAAATAGTCATCATTCCAGAGTTTTTATAATTTGTTGGATACGAATAAATAGAGTACACCATACCCATTTCTTCTCTAATTTTTTGAAAAAGTCTTGAACTCATACTTCCACCAACTATGTTGTTTAGAACTAACATAGCATAATAATCTTTGCTCTCTCTTTCAACATTTGGGAAACCTATACAAGTATGGAATTGCTCTATATCTTTTGTTCTAAAAGAATTTTGAAGTCCAGTATATATTTCTTTTCCAACTTCTATTTTCTTGTCACACTTAGTATCCCATTGACCTATACTCTTTTCTAGTAATTCTAATACACTAGTCTCTTCAACATGACCAACTATTACTATTACCAAATTTTTAGGCTTGTAATGGCAATTATAATATCCTAATATGTCTTCTCGTGTCATTTTTTCTATAGATTCAACCGTTCCAAGAATTGGCATAGACAGCGCATGACCTGAATATGCTAATCTAGCTAGTTCATCATGCACAATATCTTCTGGCGAATCCTCGTACATACTAATTTCTTCTAACACGACACCCTTTTCTCTTGTGATATCTCTTTCACTAAAAAGTGGATTTTGAATCATATCACCAATTACATCTATTGCTACATTTATATGCTCATCTAATACTTTGGCATAAAAGCATGTACATTCCTTTGAAGTAAACGCATTTAATTGTCCTCCAATATGATCCATACTAGTAGCTATTTCTTTAGCAGATCTACTTTCAGTGCCTTTAAACAGCATATGTTCTATAAAATGTGCTACACCTTTTTCATTTTCTTGTTCTTGTACAGATCCTGTATTTACCCAGTAGCCTATTGATGCAGATTTAACATGAGAAAGTGGTTCTATTAAAACCTGTACTCCGTTTTTTAAAAAATAATTCTTAATCATGTATAGCCTTCTTTCTTTTTAATTATATAAAAAGGCATAAATCATCGATTTATGCCTTTTACCGAGCTTATTACTCTAAAGTATCCTTTCTCGATAAGTTAATTCTACCTTTTTCATCAATTTTAATGATTTTCACGGTAATTTCATCGCCAACCGAAAGAACATCCTCTACTTTATTAACGCGTTCTTTTGCAATTTTTGAAATATGAACCAATCCTTCTTTGCCTGGCATAAATTCAACAAATGCTCCAAAGTCCATGATTCTAACAACTTTAGCTGTATAAACTTCTCCAACTTCTGGATCTTTTACTATAGCGTTTATTAAGCTAACTGCTTTTTCAGCAGCTGCTGCATCATTTGTCGCTATCATAACTAAACCAGAATTATCTATATCTAATTTAATATTGTCTTGACCACCACAGTCTTCAATCAACTTAGTAATAGTCTTTCCACCAGCTCCGATAACTTCTCTAATCTTATCTGGATCTATATTCATAGTCATGATTCTAGGTGCATACTCTGATAATTCTTCTCTTGGAGTATCAATTACTGCATTCATCTTTCCAAGTATATGAAGTCTTCCAAGTCTAGCCTGTTCTAATGCTTCTCTCAATATAGCCTCATCAATACCATCAATTTTTATATCCATTTGTATAGCTGTGATACCATCTTTAGTTCCAGCTACTTTAAAGTCCATATCACCTAAGTGATCTTCTAAACCTTGGATATCTGATAATATAGCTACATGCTCATTCTCTTTTATAAGACCCATAGCAATACCTGCTACCGAATCTCTAATAGGAACACCAGCATCTAATAATGACAATGTGCTACCACAAATACTTGCTTGTGATGAAGAACCATTTGAACTCAATACTTCAGATACTAATCTTATAGTATATGGAAAATCTTCTTCGCTAGGTAATACTGGAACCAAGGCACGCTCTGCAAGAGCACCGTGACCTATTTCTCTACGACCAGGACCTCTCATAAATCCAGTCTCTCCAACTGAATATGGAGGGAAGTTGTATTGATGCATATATCTTTTGACTTCCATCTCACCCAAACCATCAATAGTCTGAGCATCTCCAGCAGCACCAAGAGTAGTAATTGTAAGTGCTTGAGTTTGACCTCTTGTAAATAAACCTGAACCATGAGTTCTTGGAAGTAATCCTGCTTCACAGCTAATTGGTCTAATTTCATCTAATTTTCTATGATCTGGTCTAACTTTATCAACTGTAATCATAGTTCTAACCACTTCTTTTTCCACATCGTGGAAAGCTATTCCTATTTGTTTTTCCATCTCTGGGTATACTTCTGCAAAATGTTCTTTAACTTCCGATCTTAATGCATCTATTTTATCATTTCGCTCTTGCTTCTCTACAGTAAACAATGCTTCTCTTAACTTCTCTGCCGAATAATCTCTAACAGCATTCATTATTTCATCATCTACTTTGAAAATTTCTGCATCCGCTGTATCTTTTCCAATCTCAGTTGCAATTTCTTCTATAAATGTACAGATGCCTTTGATAGCTTCATGAGCTGTTAAAATGGCTTTTAACATTTCCTCTTCACTAACTTCTTTAGATCCAGCTTCTACCATCATTATAGCTTCTTTAGTTCCGGCTACTGTAAGATCTATTCTAGATAATTTTCTTTGCTCAGCTGTTGGGTTTACAATATACTCGCCATCAACCAAACCTAAGCCAACAGCCGCTGTTGGACCATTCCAAGGAATATCTGAAATTGAAAGTGCTATAGATGAACCAATCATAGCCATGTGTTCTGGCAAATTGTCCTCATCTACTGAAAGTGGTGTTGCAATAACTTGAACGTCATTTCTATATCCCTCTGGGAATAACGGTCTAATTGGTCTATCAATCAGTCTTGCAGTCAAGATAGCTTTCTCACTTGGTCTACCTTCTCTTTTTATAAAACCACCAGGGAATTTACCCGCTGCATACATTTTTTCTTGAAATTCTACACTTAAAGGGAAGAAATCAATGCCCTCTCTTGGTCCCTTTGAAGCATTTACATTTACCATAACTACTGAATCGCCATATTGTACCCAACACGATCCATTAGATTGCTCACAAGTCTGACCAGTAGTAATTTTAAGCGCTCTGCCAGCTAATTCGTATTCAAATGTTTTTTTCATATAATATTAAACCTCCTAATCTATTAGGCTCTGCTAAAGAATAAATTTGATTTAACAAATTCATGCTTTAACAGAGTCTATGTTTCTATATAGGTCATTAAAAGAATAGAGCGGGGAAATCCCGCTCTATTTTGTGAAGGGATGGATCTACCATTTCCCTATTTCGATCCGAATATATCCGAACTATTTTCTCAAGTTCAATCTCTTGATTAATGAACGGTATCTTTCGATATCTCCTTCTTTTAAGTAGTTAAGAAGACCTCTTCTTTTACCTACCATTTTCAAAAGACCTCTTCTTGAATGGAAATCTTTCTTGTGCATTTTCAAGTGATCGTTTAACTCATTAATTCTATAAGTTAATAATGCTACTTGAACCTCTGGAGAACCAGTATCTCCTTCGTGTGTTTTGTACTCGTTGATGATTTCTAATTTCTTTTCTGTTGTAATCATTGTGTTTCCTCCTTTAATATATATAGACCCTATTCCATGACAATCGTCGAGGTGTCGAAAAGCATAGGATAAGGTTCCTAACATTTAGATTCTATCATATTTATCTTTACATTTCAACACTTGATTGATATCATTATCAATCTGGCTTATTAACTCTTCTTTTGAATTGAATTTTTTCTCATTTCTAATAAAATCAAAAAATAAAACTTCAATTTCTTCATTATATAAATTTTCATCAAAATTCATTATATGGGTTTCTATAGAAAACTCACGATCTTCAAACGTCGGATTATACCCTACATTAGTTATTGAATCATAAATTTTTTGATGCCATCTAACCTTTGTATGGTATACTCCCCGTTTGGGTAAGACATATTTTTCAATAGGTTTTATATTTGCAGTTGGAAATCCTAAAGTTCTACCAACTTTAGCTCCTGCCTTAACAGTACCTATTATAGAATACGGTCTACTCAAAAGAACATTAGCTTCTTTTATTTTCCCTTCATGAATCAAGCCTCGTATCCTAGTGCTCGATACTCTTTCTCCGAATTCACAAAATGATTCTTCTATAAATATATCTATATTGTGTTTTTCACCATATTTTTTTAAATATTCTATATCGCCTTCGCCATTTTTGCCAAACCTATAATTAAAGCCTATAAATATAGCTCTAATTTTAAAATAATAAATTAATTCATCTAAAAACGGTTTTGGTCTCAAATTCATAGTGTTTTCATCAAATGTCTTAAGACAAAGATAGTCAACCCCTAAATCTCTTAAACTTTCAGCTTTTTGTCCAACATGTTGTATATAATGAAAATTCCTAGCAGGAGCTATTATTTCCATGGGATGATTTGCAAAGGTATAAACCATACTCTTATAATCCTTTTGATCACAATACTCTATCATATCTTTGATAAGCGCTTGATGACCATGGTGTACCCCATCAAAATTTCCAAAGCAAACCGCTATTTCCTCATGTATTCTCTCATGTTTGCGCAACAATTCCATAATTACTCACCCACTAACAATTTATCCATTTTCAAAAAATACTGCTTTTCTTTATTATGAACACTTCCAAGTCCTAAAAACTCATCTTTACAGTAAATTCGATAGGACACTCCTACTTTTACAGTTTTAGTCATAGATAACTTTCCGCCATTCATAATTAAGCTGTAGTATTCATCGTCGACTATCAATTTAGGATATTCATTAAGCATATCATCTATCGAACGCATCGGCAATTCTTCTTTTTCAATATTCTCAATTTCCTCAAGTGTAAGTGCATCTTTTAAGTAAAAATCACCAGTCTGAGTTCTTATCAAAAAGCTCATATGTCCACTACAATTAAGTTTTTCCGCTATGTCTACACAGAGTGTTCTTATATAAGTTCCTTTCGAACATAACACATCAAACATAACTTTTTGCCCTTCAATCTTTACTATATCTATATCATGAATCGTAATCTTTCTAGACTTTCGCTCTATCTCTTTTCCTTCTCGTGCTAACTCATAAAGTTTCTTTCCATTTACTTTTAATGCTGAATACATAGGAGGTACTTGATCTATTTCACCCACAAAAGACAATACTGCTTCACGTATTTCTTCCTCATTTGGAATATACTCTGAGCGCTTCAATATCTCTCCATAAGCATCCTGAGTATCTGTGCTATAACCTAAATTCAATTC
The DNA window shown above is from Tissierellales bacterium and carries:
- a CDS encoding insulinase family protein, with the protein product MIKNYFLKNGVQVLIEPLSHVKSASIGYWVNTGSVQEQENEKGVAHFIEHMLFKGTESRSAKEIATSMDHIGGQLNAFTSKECTCFYAKVLDEHINVAIDVIGDMIQNPLFSERDITREKGVVLEEISMYEDSPEDIVHDELARLAYSGHALSMPILGTVESIEKMTREDILGYYNCHYKPKNLVIVIVGHVEETSVLELLEKSIGQWDTKCDKKIEVGKEIYTGLQNSFRTKDIEQFHTCIGFPNVERESKDYYAMLVLNNIVGGSMSSRLFQKIREEMGMVYSIYSYPTNYKNSGMMTIYAGMNPNEALNVINTIFDEIRIIKENGIESQEFVTAKEQLKGNYILGLESTSSRMISYGRGQILNKKIKTQEEVLKNIEAVREKDIEKLIPKVFDYEKINISCISNMAKDNPFYVELEEKLKLLK
- the rpsO gene encoding 30S ribosomal protein S15, producing the protein MITTEKKLEIINEYKTHEGDTGSPEVQVALLTYRINELNDHLKMHKKDFHSRRGLLKMVGKRRGLLNYLKEGDIERYRSLIKRLNLRK
- a CDS encoding DNA translocase FtsK codes for the protein MIKKTGKKKENSKLEKKLEKKAKPSAKKNKQEPSLLKNVIGTIVFIGMGLLTLVSVFNLSGGILLIFIRKLLFNLIGMGAYTAPLVLILVGVLYLLRNKVEDVYQKIIALNIILVVIISWQDIYLTPYLHDGAGLFERFSYAKALAESGIGGGLVGTFIGYILLKFFGILGSYIVLSVAAIIAILLGAHKLVFSKLKAFFNKEKQINKNKKKKKEDKNLKNTKRTKSKPILEKKEIKIMDYANKVSETQCKKENSTETKTDESEESILEQINKDDILYTNYEYPSVDFLNKVENQEDGNNNEKLEEAKKLEEVLSSFGVETTVNQISIGPTITRYELEIAPGIKISKITNLSANIALGLASTDIRIEAPIPGKAAVGIEVPNKSRRPVVFREVLDTDAFNQIETKIPFAIGKDISGKPLVVNLEKMPHLLIAGATGSGKSVCINTLIASILYKSSPDEVKFIMIDPKVVELNVYNGIPHLLIPVVTNPKKAANALNWAVQEMTERYQKFADLGVRDFSSYNEKMEKSEKLPQIIVLIDELADLMMVSPGDVEDSICRLAQMARAAGIHLIIATQRPSVDVITGTIKANIPSRIAFAVSSQTDSRTILGFGGAEKLLGRGDMLYFPVGESKPIRLQGSFIAENELNVLLEFLKNQKVDDTNPYAEKIDEAINKETISTDGEDYDELLDKAIDIISEHEQTSISFLQRKLKVGYARAARIMDQLEEKGAVSGHEGSKPRKVLIDSEQEI
- the mnmH gene encoding tRNA 2-selenouridine(34) synthase MnmH: MHTYSLDEVLLKKEFLLVDVRSPEEYEEDTVLGAINMPILDNEERKEVGYLYKQVDPFVAKRKGLEIASKKFLDYFDFVMENKDKYKNVVFFCYRGGLRSQTVAKTLSLMGLKVGYLKGGYKNYRQHVLRELPKATKKIELLGLQGLTGVGKTKILCGLKEQNIPILDLERYAQNSGSAFGSIVYAKGSYISQKKFESNLYEAILKGGETTYYVECESKRIGRVVQPEYFYKKLKMASRVLIETEFSNRVQIIYDDYVRIGDEKNQELLLGAVKSLNKRLGNKVVDELCSYIEKDEQEKMIEVMLRDYYDPLYIHSIEEDRPFIHEFKFDTIADAVEHLKEYWLENHKREEVVDESN
- a CDS encoding polyribonucleotide nucleotidyltransferase, encoding MKKTFEYELAGRALKITTGQTCEQSNGSCWVQYGDSVVMVNVNASKGPREGIDFFPLSVEFQEKMYAAGKFPGGFIKREGRPSEKAILTARLIDRPIRPLFPEGYRNDVQVIATPLSVDEDNLPEHMAMIGSSIALSISDIPWNGPTAAVGLGLVDGEYIVNPTAEQRKLSRIDLTVAGTKEAIMMVEAGSKEVSEEEMLKAILTAHEAIKGICTFIEEIATEIGKDTADAEIFKVDDEIMNAVRDYSAEKLREALFTVEKQERNDKIDALRSEVKEHFAEVYPEMEKQIGIAFHDVEKEVVRTMITVDKVRPDHRKLDEIRPISCEAGLLPRTHGSGLFTRGQTQALTITTLGAAGDAQTIDGLGEMEVKRYMHQYNFPPYSVGETGFMRGPGRREIGHGALAERALVPVLPSEEDFPYTIRLVSEVLSSNGSSSQASICGSTLSLLDAGVPIRDSVAGIAMGLIKENEHVAILSDIQGLEDHLGDMDFKVAGTKDGITAIQMDIKIDGIDEAILREALEQARLGRLHILGKMNAVIDTPREELSEYAPRIMTMNIDPDKIREVIGAGGKTITKLIEDCGGQDNIKLDIDNSGLVMIATNDAAAAEKAVSLINAIVKDPEVGEVYTAKVVRIMDFGAFVEFMPGKEGLVHISKIAKERVNKVEDVLSVGDEITVKIIKIDEKGRINLSRKDTLE
- a CDS encoding bifunctional riboflavin kinase/FAD synthetase → MELLRKHERIHEEIAVCFGNFDGVHHGHQALIKDMIEYCDQKDYKSMVYTFANHPMEIIAPARNFHYIQHVGQKAESLRDLGVDYLCLKTFDENTMNLRPKPFLDELIYYFKIRAIFIGFNYRFGKNGEGDIEYLKKYGEKHNIDIFIEESFCEFGERVSSTRIRGLIHEGKIKEANVLLSRPYSIIGTVKAGAKVGRTLGFPTANIKPIEKYVLPKRGVYHTKVRWHQKIYDSITNVGYNPTFEDREFSIETHIMNFDENLYNEEIEVLFFDFIRNEKKFNSKEELISQIDNDINQVLKCKDKYDRI
- the truB gene encoding tRNA pseudouridine(55) synthase TruB, producing MKIAGVLNVLKPAGMSSHDIVYFVRRQLGIKKVGHTGTLDPYATGVLPICIGKATKVSQFLLNERKAYRAELNLGYSTDTQDAYGEILKRSEYIPNEEEIREAVLSFVGEIDQVPPMYSALKVNGKKLYELAREGKEIERKSRKITIHDIDIVKIEGQKVMFDVLCSKGTYIRTLCVDIAEKLNCSGHMSFLIRTQTGDFYLKDALTLEEIENIEKEELPMRSIDDMLNEYPKLIVDDEYYSLIMNGGKLSMTKTVKVGVSYRIYCKDEFLGLGSVHNKEKQYFLKMDKLLVGE